GTGGCGTACTACCGCGGCGCGGGCGTGTTGGCGGACGTGGCGCTGGTGCTGAACATCTTCTTCATGATGGCGATCCTCGCGGGCTTCGAAGCGGTCCTGACCCTGCCCGGCATCGCCGGCATCATCCTGACCATGGGCATGGCCGTGGACGCCAACGTGCTCATCAACGAGCGCATCCGCGAGGAAGTGCGCAACGGGAAGCCGCCGCGCACGGCCATCGACACGGGTTACGAACGCGCCATTCCGGCCATCCTGGACTCGAACCTGACCACCTTCCTGGCCGGGGTCATCCTGTTCCAGTTCGGCACCGGCCCCGTGCGCGGCTTCGCCGTGACCCTGTGCGTGGGCATCCTGACCACCGTGATCTCCGCCGTGTACGGAACGCGCATCTACTACGACTATCGCCTCACCCGGCGGAACCTGGTGCGGCTGTCGGTGTAGCCCCGGCGCGGGCACGACGGATTGGACTGAGAAGAGCACATGGAAATCATCAAGCCGGGAACCCGGATCCCCTTCCTGAGCTATCGCCGCTGGGGTTTCATGCTGTCGTCGGCGCTGATCATCGGCGTCGCGCTGTTGCTGTTCACCAAGGGACCGAACCTCGGGGTCGACTTCGAGGGCGGCACCATGGTGCACGTGAAGCTGCCCGAATCGGTCACCATCGGTGACCTCCGCGACGCGCTGCAGCAGTCGCCGCTGGGGGGAGTGGTGCAGGACTTCGGCGGAGGCGGCACCAACGAGTACCTGATCCGCATGGAGAAGTCGGAGACGGAGATCGGCACCGTGGGCAGGGACATCCGCGCGGTCCTGGACCAGTCGTTCGGCGCGGGGAAGTATGAAGTGCTGCGGGTGGAGTCGGTGGGCCCCAAGGTGGGCGACGACCTGCGGCGCCGGGGCATCCTCTCGGTGATCTTCGCCACCATCATGATGGGGGCGTACATCTGGATACGCTTCGAGCTGCGCTTCGGGCTGGGCGCCATCGTCGCGCTGATCCACGACGTCCTGATCACGGTGGGGGCGCTGGTGGTGGCCGGCTTCGAGTTCGACCTTCCCATCGTCGCCGCGCTCCTGACCATCGCCGGCTACTCCGTGAACGACACCGTCGTGATCTGCGACCGTATCCGCGAGAACATGCGCAAGAAGCGCCGCGACTCCATGGAGAACATCATCAACACCAGCATCAACGAGACGCTGGGGCGCACGATCCTCACCACCATCACGTCGCTGCTGGTGTTGACGGCCCTTCTGATCCTGGGCGGCGGGGTTATCCGTCCCTTCGCCTATACCCTTTTCGTCGGCTTCCTGGCGGGGCTGTACTCCACCGTTTTCGTGGCCACCCCGATCATCCTGCTGCTGGAACGAGGCCGCAGGCGCTAACCGCGAATCTCGGAAGTTGAAGGACGCCCGCAAGCGCTGGATCCTCAAGGAGGCCGATGCAACCGCGGCGGCGGATCTTTCACGGGAGCTCAGGCTCCCGCCCCTTCTCGCCAATATCCTGGTGCAGCGCGGGTTCGCCGATGCGGACGCCGCGCGCCGTTTCCTCTCGTCCAGCCTGAGCGCGGACCTGCCGTCGCCGCACCTGCTGGCGGGCATGGACGACGCCGTCCGCCGCATCGCCCGGGCACTGCGCGACGGCGAGCGCGTCTGCGTCTGGGGCGACTACGACGTCGACGGCACCACCGGCGCCGCGGTGCTGGTGTCGTTCCTGCGCGAGATCGGCGCCGCGCCGCTGTTCTACATCCCGCACCGCATCGACGAGGGTTACGGCATGAGCCGCCAGGGGATCGAGCACCTGCGCTCCCGGGACGTGTCCCTCGTCATCACGGTGGACTGCGGTATCTCCAACGCCGACGAAGTGGCCTTCGCCCGGGACCTCGGCATGGACGTGGTCATCGTCGACCACCACCAGTTGCCCGAGCGGCTGCCGGAGGCCGCCGCGGCCGTCATCAATCCCCAGCGCTCCGACTGCGCCTTCCCGGACAAGGGCCTGTGCGCGGCCGGGCTGGCCTTCTACCTGGTCATCGGCCTGCGCGCCAACCTGCGGGACGCGGGCTGGTTCGAGCCCGACGCCGTGCCCGACATCCGCCGCCACCTGGACATCGTCACCCTCGGCACCATCGCCGACATGGTGCCGCTGCGCGACACCAACCGGGTGCTGACGCGTCGTGGGCTGGTGGAGCTGGGCAGCTCGGAACGCCCCGGCATCGCCGCCCTGAAGGAGGTGGTGGGGGTGGCGCCGGGAACCGTGGACGCGGGCACCGTGGCCTTCCAGCTCGGCCCGCGCATCAATGCCGCCGGGCGCATGGACGCGGCGGTCAAGGTGGTGGAGATGCTCACCACGGATTCGCGCGAGACCGCGGACGCCATCGCCAGGGAGCTCGACACGCACAACCGGGAACGGCGGGAGACTGAAGCGCAGGTGCTGGACGAGGCGCTGGCGCAGATCGAGGAGAAACGCCTCCAGGACCGATGGTCCATCGTGGTGGGGAGCCGGGGCTGGCACCCCGGAGTGCTCGGCATCGTGGCCTCGCGCATCGTGGAGCGGTTCCACCGGCCGGCCATCGTAATCGGGTTCGAGAGTGAAGAAGGGAAGGGCTCCGGCCGGAGCATCCGCGGGTTCCACATGGTGCAGGCCATGCGGCGGTGCGCGGAACTGCTGGTGCGTTTCGGCGGCCACGAGTACGCCGGCGGCCTGAGCATCCGGGAGGAGAGCCTCGCGCCCTTTGCCGAGCGTTTCGAGGAGGTGGCGCGGGAGGCTCTCGACGAGGAAGACCTGCTGCCGTATCTTGATGTGGACGCGGAAGTGGATTTCGCGCAGTTGAGCCTGGGCTTGGTGCGGCAGATGCGGCTTCTGGGCCCCTTCGGAGTCGGCAATCCCGAGCCGGTCTTCCAGACCCGGGGCGTGGAGGTGTGCGAGCGCCGGAACTTCAACAGGGTTTCGCGTTTCCGGCTGAGGCACAACGAGCACACGGTGACGGCGGTGACCTTCGGCCCTCCCGAGGACCTCCCGACCCGGGTGAACGACCGCGTCGACATCGTCTACCGGCTCAGGGAAAACGAGTGGCAGGGGACCTACGCAATGGAACTCCGGCTGCTGGACGTCAGGGCGTCGTGAGGCGAGGACGCTCGAAAACGGCCACCACGGTCGAATGGGGGCCGGGCATTTGACTTCCATGCCCTTCTCCATTAAAAAGTCACGCAACCATGGGACGTTATGCAGTTGTAAAGACGGGTGGGAAGCAGTACCGGGTCGCCGAGGGCGAGTTGGTCGATGTCGAGCGCCTGGGCGGAGAGGTCGGTGCCACGGTAACCCTGGACGAGGTGTTGCTGGTGAGCGGCGGCGACGAGCAGGAGGCCAGGATCGGCACGCCGCTGGTGGAGCAGGCCCAGGTGACGGCCGAGATCGTCGAGCAGGGGCTCGACAAGAAGATCATCGTCTTCAAGAAGAAGCGGCGGAAGGGCTACAAGCGCAAACAGGGCCACCGCCAGCAGCAGACCACCCTTAGAATCGTCGAAATCCAGGCGTAAGGCGGAAGAACCGATGGCGCACAAGAAATCAGGCGGAAGCTCGCGCAACGGTCGCGACAGTCAGGGACAGCGGCGCGGGGTCAAGCGCTACGGCGGGCAGCACGTCAAGGCGGGCAACATCCTGGTGCGCCAACTGGGCACGAAGATCCATCCGGGCAAGAACGTCGGCATGGGGCGCGACTACACGCTGTTCGCGCTGGTCGAGGGCACGGTGGAGTACCAGCGCTGGGGCCGGTCGCGCAAGCGGGTGGCCATCGTTCCTGCCTGAACACGCCGGCACGAAGGCATGCGCCGGCGCCCGGTCATCCTGTCTCCCGAACCTTGAAACCTCGCGGCCCCGCCGCATTCCCATCCCACTCCACACCACGATTCGTCAGAACCGGTACCGCGGGGCGCTGAAGGCGGTTGCGCATACAAGCCGGAGACCCATCGAATCATGAAGTTCGTCGACGAGGTCGAGATCACGGTGAAGGCCGGGGACGGCGGCCGCGGCTGCGTCAGCTTTCGCCGCGAGAAGTACGTCCCCAAGGGCGGCCCGGACGGCGGCGACGGCGGCGACGGCGGTCACGTACGCGTGGTGGGGGACCCGCACCTGACCACGCTTCTCGACCTGCGCTACCAAAGGTTGTACCGCGGCCACCGGGGACAGCACGGACGCGGCAAGGACCAGCACGGCAAGAACGGCGAGGACCGGGTGATCCGGGTGCCGGTGGGGACCCTGATCCGCGACGCGGCCACGGGCGATTTGATCGCCGACATCGATACCCCCTCGGGCGACGTGGTGCTGGCGCACGGGGGCAAGGGCGGCAGGGGCAACAGCCGCTTCGCCAGCGCCACGCGGCAGGCGCCGCGGTTCGCCGAGCCGGGTGATGCGGGAGAAGAGCGGGAGCTTCGGCTGGAGTTGCGGCTGCTGGCGGACGTGGGGCTCATCGGACTGCCCAACGCGGGCAAGTCGACGCTGATCTCGGCCGTCTCCGCGGCGCGCCCCAAGATCGCGGACTATCCTTTCACCACGCTGGTGCCCAACCTCGGCGTGGTGGCCCACGGCGACCGGAGCTTCGTGGTGGCGGACATACCCGGGCTGATCGAGGGCGCCCATCGGGGCGAGGGCCTCGGCCATCGCTTCCTCAAGCACGTGACCCGTACCGGCGTGCTGGTGCACGTGCTCGACGTCTTCCAGCGTGACGGGCGCGATCCCAGGACGGACTTCGAGACCGTGAACCGCGAGTTGGGGCTGTTCGACGAGGAGTTGTCGCGCAAGCCCCAGATCGTGGCGGCGAACAAGGTGGATCTGCTGCCGGACCGGAGCACGGTCGAGGAACTCGAGGCGTTCTTCGGTGGGCAGGGCTACCGCTTCTGCGCCATCTCCGCGGTGACGGGCGACGGGCTGGAGCGGCTCAAGCGGATGATGGCCGAAGACCTTGCCGAAAGACGCGCGGCGTCCGGCGGCGGGAGAGATGCGGCACGGCACCTGGAACTCCATGGCTGATTTGAGACGCAAATACGTCCACCGCGCCAAGCGGGTGGTGGTGAAGATCGGCAGCCGCATTCTGTCTTCCGAGCGCGGCCTGCACGCGCGCCGCGTCGGGCGGCTGGTGCGCGAGTTGGCGGCGCTGCACGACCAGGACAAGAAGCTCGTGGTGGTAAGCTCGGGCGCCATCGCCTCGGGCCTGAGCCGGCTGGGGCTCGCCAAGCGCCCGCGGGACCTGCCCCAGGAGCAGGCGCTGGCGGCCGTGGGACAGATCCGGCTCATGGCGTTGTACGAGAACTCCTTCGGCGGCTACGGCAAGCACGTGGCGCAGGTGCTTCTGACCCACGAGGACCTGGCCAACCGCAAGCGCTACCTCAACGCCAAGCACACCCTC
The sequence above is a segment of the Deltaproteobacteria bacterium genome. Coding sequences within it:
- the secF gene encoding protein translocase subunit SecF; this translates as MEIIKPGTRIPFLSYRRWGFMLSSALIIGVALLLFTKGPNLGVDFEGGTMVHVKLPESVTIGDLRDALQQSPLGGVVQDFGGGGTNEYLIRMEKSETEIGTVGRDIRAVLDQSFGAGKYEVLRVESVGPKVGDDLRRRGILSVIFATIMMGAYIWIRFELRFGLGAIVALIHDVLITVGALVVAGFEFDLPIVAALLTIAGYSVNDTVVICDRIRENMRKKRRDSMENIINTSINETLGRTILTTITSLLVLTALLILGGGVIRPFAYTLFVGFLAGLYSTVFVATPIILLLERGRRR
- the recJ gene encoding single-stranded-DNA-specific exonuclease RecJ; this translates as MKDARKRWILKEADATAAADLSRELRLPPLLANILVQRGFADADAARRFLSSSLSADLPSPHLLAGMDDAVRRIARALRDGERVCVWGDYDVDGTTGAAVLVSFLREIGAAPLFYIPHRIDEGYGMSRQGIEHLRSRDVSLVITVDCGISNADEVAFARDLGMDVVIVDHHQLPERLPEAAAAVINPQRSDCAFPDKGLCAAGLAFYLVIGLRANLRDAGWFEPDAVPDIRRHLDIVTLGTIADMVPLRDTNRVLTRRGLVELGSSERPGIAALKEVVGVAPGTVDAGTVAFQLGPRINAAGRMDAAVKVVEMLTTDSRETADAIARELDTHNRERRETEAQVLDEALAQIEEKRLQDRWSIVVGSRGWHPGVLGIVASRIVERFHRPAIVIGFESEEGKGSGRSIRGFHMVQAMRRCAELLVRFGGHEYAGGLSIREESLAPFAERFEEVAREALDEEDLLPYLDVDAEVDFAQLSLGLVRQMRLLGPFGVGNPEPVFQTRGVEVCERRNFNRVSRFRLRHNEHTVTAVTFGPPEDLPTRVNDRVDIVYRLRENEWQGTYAMELRLLDVRAS
- the rplU gene encoding 50S ribosomal protein L21, giving the protein MGRYAVVKTGGKQYRVAEGELVDVERLGGEVGATVTLDEVLLVSGGDEQEARIGTPLVEQAQVTAEIVEQGLDKKIIVFKKKRRKGYKRKQGHRQQQTTLRIVEIQA
- the rpmA gene encoding 50S ribosomal protein L27, which translates into the protein MAHKKSGGSSRNGRDSQGQRRGVKRYGGQHVKAGNILVRQLGTKIHPGKNVGMGRDYTLFALVEGTVEYQRWGRSRKRVAIVPA
- the obgE gene encoding GTPase ObgE → MKFVDEVEITVKAGDGGRGCVSFRREKYVPKGGPDGGDGGDGGHVRVVGDPHLTTLLDLRYQRLYRGHRGQHGRGKDQHGKNGEDRVIRVPVGTLIRDAATGDLIADIDTPSGDVVLAHGGKGGRGNSRFASATRQAPRFAEPGDAGEERELRLELRLLADVGLIGLPNAGKSTLISAVSAARPKIADYPFTTLVPNLGVVAHGDRSFVVADIPGLIEGAHRGEGLGHRFLKHVTRTGVLVHVLDVFQRDGRDPRTDFETVNRELGLFDEELSRKPQIVAANKVDLLPDRSTVEELEAFFGGQGYRFCAISAVTGDGLERLKRMMAEDLAERRAASGGGRDAARHLELHG